TACGGTATCAGGGCCCGAGCCCCCTCCTATTGAACCCGCACCAGCGCCGAGTCCCAACGTCGTTGCGTCTCTGGGCCGAAGCCTCCGCCACCTCCAAAGAGCAAGCCAACACCGACCTCGACCACTCCGAGCCCCTCTCCAGCTTCTCCCCGCCCCCTATGACTGCTGCAGCTGTCTCACCAAAGCCTGTCATCCACCATCACAACAAGCCTCGCAAACGTAAACCAACTCGTATCGTTGACCTTGACGATATCGGAGAGAGCTCAGGCACAAGCGTGGTCCACTCGCGCGAGACATCCAACGAAATTCTGTCCCATTCGCCTCAATCAATAAGCCTCCTCGGCACGGGCACCTCTCCCAAACTAAGCTCCTCACCGGGTTCCATCCACCGTTCGCGCGAGCGCGGACAGCGACCAACGCCTCACGCAATGCCTTCCACCATCCGCGAAGAAACCGAACCCCCTACTCCGTGCATCGAGGTGAAACCGTCCCGCCCCTCTGCACATCGACGACAGACCAGCGCGTCTTCGGTGGGTGGCAAACCGATGGGCAGTAAAGCCGCAAAACGACGAGCTCGCGCTTCTGCATCTGTGTACGAGCCAGGCCCCACTGTCACCGACGAACAACGATTCGACGACGCCGAGGCGTTCAGGCGCAAGATGGAGGCACTTCGTGCAGAGGTCGGGGATGGTTGGTTGAAGGTACTCAgtcagcagcagcaaggTGGGATTGCGTGATTGGCGAAAGTTGTATTTTGCAGGGGTGCGGTTCGTTAGAGGATTGTCTTGGAGATATTAACATGTCATTTTGTAACTTGCGATCCCGGTATTTATCTATGGGTAATTTGACATTAAACGGGTGTATTTTCACCGGGACTTTTGATTGAATTTTGGATCGACTTGGAGGCCCATAAGCGAAGGGCGTGCTGACTTGAGTCAGCGATTAAACCCAGCTGGACTCGCGTTTCCTATAGGATAACCTATCTGAATTTAGATTCCTTGTCCTGAAAACAAGATCGATTATCACTAGAGTTTCTGCCTCGGTAATTCCACCCCAAACGCTCGTTGTATGCGTGTCTTTAATGCAATACATCACATTCTATTGAATTCAAAACTTATTAGTCATAGTCCACAAGCGTACTCGCTCATTCCAAGTAATGAATTACACCTCAATGATACCTTAAGATTCATGGTGCACCTTGAAATTACCATGAAACCCGAGTTGACGAAAAAGGAACTAGAAATACCACTTGGCTTGCATTGACAACAGGTTTTGGCCAACCGCTGTGGACTGGAAGGAACACGCAGGTATAAAGTATCCGGTAGAAATATCGCCGGACGCAAGCGCTAACGCAATCACCCGCCTACTCGACATTATCCACCTTATCTGCATgatgctcctgctgcatcATGTGATTGGACTATAAGTGTGTCTGCTTCTAATAGAATCTACCAATCTTGTGGTGAACATCGAGGCCTTGAGATGCTTGGACCCTAGAATGAAGTTGGGAATTCAATTGAAGATAATCTCGATGGGATTAACGGATGTACACGTATACTATGGATAGCGCTGAGGCTGGCTATGGCGTGGTCACGATATCGATCTTTGAAAGCTTTGAGGTTCCCGTCAATATCTTACGGGCAGTGATACATGCGCAGAGGTGGGAACCACAGCTGGGTCTGACATGAATGTAGTTGGAGCCAGCGTTAGGTGAAGTAGTAATCGTAAGACCCTGAAGCGGGACCAAGGCTGGAATTTGATATTTTTGCTCCCTAATTTTCACTCATGCCTGAGTCCCAAAATACCCCATTGGAAGGTAAGCCAATCGGAAGGTTTGACGGACTTCCAACATTTCGAATGTATACAAAGGTTTTTTAATTGGCCTTATGTATAACAGAACGTGTGCAGAAGTATGCATTTACGTCACTGGATTTCGAGCATTCACTATCCATGGTTATGTCATTATATGCGCTCGCCACCGCCAAGTCCTTCGCTCAGCTTTGACTCTTCCATACATTCCGATGCACATATGATATCCATGTGACAGCATTCTAACAGCTTCTTAATGTACAGCTGTCGTAAACTACCTTATCCAGCGTTTGAAAATTATATTCTCATGAGCATTTACTTGGCTTGAGTATTCCCAACGCTTGTAGCCCAGACTTCGCTTAGCCTCAAATTCCAGTAAGTTGTGCTCGCACGACACTGGGTGCCGGTAAATTTTATGAGTTTGCTCATATGCGGGCCGGTCATGCTTGTTAggctggggtatataaatgCCGAGAAGAGAGTAAGTCTCATTCCAAGCTGCCGTAGCTCACTGTCGTACACCCCATTCACCCGTTCTTCACAATGCGATTCGAAGCCCTAATTAGCAGTGCGCTTTCTGCTACTCTCTATACTTCCTTGGCTGCTGCTGTCGTCTTAGATACGGAAGGCCTCCCCGAGACCGGTCTTAACACGTCTTCCTGGGTGGCGGGCGTTAAGCCACCTCTGGAAGACATGTTTAGTCTGCATGACATGCAATTAGCAGCTAAAAACTTTCTTGGAGGTACTCAGTACGGTTAGTGGACAGGTGGACTAAATCACATACACGAATTAACCATATTGTATTATAGCTTTCATCCGCACCGGGTCTTTGGATGAACACAGTATGTTCCGGTAACCGTCCACTCTTATAGGCATATAGACTAAACGGATCTGCAGCATATCATGCTAACCTTGACATCTGGAAGCAAATCAAACTTCGGCCCCACCAATCCCACGGTCGCGATGTAGCCAACGCTAGCACTGAGTGTGTTTTGTTTAATTCACTATAACGCATGTATCTGACTTTTGTGTCTTTAGGCAAACTATCTTTGGGACCAAGTTCTCCGTCCCGTTCTTTATCGCTCCCGTAGCTTACTCCAGTTATACTGATCCTGAGAACGGTGAGCTGAACCTCGTTAGGGCAGCAGGAAAACAGGGGGCTCTACGTGGTAATATTGGCACAGTTCTTTGCATGCGCTTGATTAGCCTAATAGTCTCTCTTATGCAATAGCCTAGCGTCTTGTCTAGCAAGACAACTGCAGAGATGGCCGCAGCCAGATTGAGCAATCAGACTATGTTCAGACAGGCAAGTTTATTTCCTATATTTTCATCGCGCATACTCAATCGATTCTTTCCAACAATAGCTCTATCCTTTGGTCAACCGCACCAGACTTCTTGAGCAGCTCGCTGAGGCTGAAGCGACCGGCTATAAGGCTATAtttttgacagtggataacCCTACTATTCAAGGCATTCGAACCCGTGCACGTAGAGTAGGGGCACCTGATGCTAGGTATGATTGGTTTCGCCTGATGTGCCAAAGCGACAATAACTTAAATGAACTTATCTTTTCAAGCGGCACTTACTCCACTGACCGCAGCGTAAGTGCTACATTGATGTATTGGCCTACTACTGACATGAACCTTTACGATTAGCTTGAGTCTGTGGTTGAGCTCCAGAAGTTAACTAAACTTCCTATCATACCAAAGGGAATAGTATCCTGGGAAGATGCTAAGAAGTGCCTCGATCTTGGTTTCAAAGCCATATACGTGAGCAACCACGGGGGTCGTCTCATCGACACCGCTCCTACTGCCGTGGAAATAATCCTTGATATTCACAAGAACGCCCCGAGGTGCTTGCAAGTATGGAGGTCTACGCAGACGGAGGAGTTCGCCATGGAACCGACATTGCTAAGCTGCTCGCACTCGGCGTGAAAGCAGTTGGGATTGGTCGATCGTACGTATACTTCTCGTCCATTCCACATGATTTAAGCTTATGAGGATGTAGGGCCGTGTTCTCCAATTCCTGGGGTGAGGAGGGCGTTGAGAAGTTCTTCAACTTGCTTAAGACAGAGCTCACCACCACGATGAAGCTTCTCGGGGTCTCGGAAATTTCCCAACTAGACCGAACCTATGTGAGTAGCATGGTCTATAGGTAAAGCATCCCTAGTTGAGCTGAGTGCGTGCCAGGTAAACACGAAAGCAATCGAAAACGCAATATTCTGAGATATTTTATCACTTGGTTCGAAGCTAGCTTTGGGTGGATCCGCAACTGGAGTAGAGGGTTGGAGAGATTGTGACCTAAATGCAGCGTATGGTGATGCATAATGTGGTGTATGCACTTGTATAAATTGTTGGATAAACAATATTGTTGAAATTTGTAACACATCCAATGATGTTAGAGATCCCAGGTCTAAGAGAAGATGTGTATAGCAAGCCACATTTGCATCAATGCAGTGAAGAGGCTGTTTTTTCTACTTTTTGATTTTTACCTTTGATGGATATACTCAACTCAGGATTTGTACTGCTTGGAATTCTTGCCCCATCCCCTGTACTACTATAACAATGTCAATATACCATGTACACATGTTGTAACAATGCTAATCCACTGCATGAATTGGGGTTCCTAAAACTTTGGACAAAACCAGCTTGATGAATTTGGCATTTTTTGTAAC
The window above is part of the Rhizoctonia solani chromosome 7, complete sequence genome. Proteins encoded here:
- a CDS encoding FMN-dependent alpha-hydroxy acid dehydrogenase; the encoded protein is MRFEALISSALSATLYTSLAAAVVLDTEGLPETGLNTSSWVAGVKPPLEDMFSLHDMQLAAKNFLGGTQYAFIRTGSLDEHTYHANLDIWKQIKLRPHQSHGRDVANASTEQTIFGTKFSVPFFIAPVAYSSYTDPENGELNLVRAAGKQGALRGNIGTLYPLVNRTRLLEQLAEAEATGYKAIFLTVDNPTIQGIRTRARRVGAPDASGTYSTDRSLESVVELQKLTKLPIIPKGIVSWEDAKKCLDLGFKAIYVSNHGGRLIDTAPTAVLASMEVYADGGVRHGTDIAKLLALGVKAVGIGRSAVFSNSWGEEGVEKFFNLLKTELTTTMKLLGVSEISQLDRTYVNTKAIENAIF